A region from the Rosa rugosa chromosome 6, drRosRugo1.1, whole genome shotgun sequence genome encodes:
- the LOC133716345 gene encoding uncharacterized protein LOC133716345 has product MATDIPKKQKSSYAAVLTEVSPISFAIADLPSPFFEDGLNSIRISEEPFLRGLERCKTNLIGRVNSPVKTPDLVQQLKQLWSGLDHWTVAPLGRGFFMLQFENLVDMQLVWSSGTVRLNSGMLRLIKWSPEFSPSTYRNTFAQVWVRFWDLGFAYWDQQTLFEIASGIGTPLKLDPRTKNRTVGLFARILVDVDFSQPLHDKLRITRANGEVVVIGVEYESEPDICTRCGIVGHVAGTCRSKAPDDTVAAIPNERGRSTERSDLKRRRNNRSRKSQHNSKHGGAIGRPVRARQPDDVTPTTATTAVILRHDVEDRMASSVLNNVEISTAAPTITAVPAFTATPIMDELAMAAVPVQQTDSSDSVPPGFTRMETESDIQPASSTSTPVVSSVAPPIIMADCNQRDCQMGVTTDLLEEGEFTPVLHKKSKKLLKQNEKAKMKIISHKPAGRALLRKGASLKRF; this is encoded by the coding sequence ATGGCGACAGACATCCCTAAAAAACAAAAGTCCTCCTACGCAGCAGTTCTGACTGAGGTGTCTCCAATCTCCTTTGCCATCGCTGACTTGCCTTCGCCTTTCTTTGAAGATGGTTTGAACTCTATTCGCATCTCTGAAGAACCATTTCTTCGCGGTCTCGAGAGATGCAAAACCAACTTGATTGGTCGCGTTAATTCTCCTGTCAAGACCCCAGACCTTGTACAACAATTGAAGCAACTATGGTCGGGATTAGATCACTGGACTGTGGCACCTCTTGGTAGGGGTTTTTTCATGCTCCAGTTCGAAAACTTAGTTGATATGCAGCTAGTCTGGTCGTCGGGGACAGTACGTCTTAATTCCGGCATGCTACGTTTGATTAAATGGTCACCTGAGTTCTCGCCATCTACATACAGAAATACCTTCGCTCAGGTATGGGTGCGATTTTGGGACTTAGGGTTTGCCTACTGGGATCAACAAACTCTTTTTGAAATTGCATCTGGTATTGGTACGCCCCTTAAACTTGACCCCCGTACCAAGAACCGCACTGTGGGCTTGTTTGCCAGAATTTTAGTGGACGTTGACTTCTCACAGCCTCTTCACGACAAGCTCAGAATCACTAGGGCCAATGGTGAGGTTGTGGTGATTGGAGTTGAGTATGAGTCTGAACCGGATATCTGCACCAGGTGTGGGATAGTTGGCCATGTCGCTGGTACCTGCCGTTCTAAGGCTCCGGACGACACTGTGGCTGCTATCCCAAATGAGCGGGGAAGGTCAACAGAGCGTTCTGATCTGAAGAGAAGGAGGAACAATCGATCACGCAAGTCACAGCACAACTCAAAGCATGGGGGTGCAATAGGGAGACCAGTCAGAGCCAGACAACCTGATGATGTTACGCCAACGACGGCAACCACAGCAGTAATCTTAAGGCACGACGTTGAAGATAGGATGGCTTCATCTGTTTTGAATAATGTGGAAATTTCCACAGCAGCTCCAACTATCACTGCAGTTCCAGCTTTCACAGCTACTCCAATTATGGATGAGCTGGCGATGGCTGCTGTGCCCGTGCAACAAACTGATTCAAGTGATAGCGTCCCACCTGGATTTACTCGGATGGAAACGGAATCTGATATCCAACCTGCTAGCTCTACGTCGACTCCCGTGGTTTCTTCAGTTGCTCCACCAATTATTATGGCCGACTGTAATCAAAGAGACTGTCAGATGGGAGTTACAACTGACCTTTTGGAGGAAGGTGAATTCACACCCGTCCTACATAAGAAGTCGAAGAAATTGCTGAAGCAAAATGAGaaagcaaaaatgaaaataatctcCCACAAACCTGCGGGACGAGCTCTACTTCGCAAGGGAGCTAGTCTCAAGCGTTTCTAA
- the LOC133718436 gene encoding rust resistance kinase Lr10-like isoform X2, translating to MQHILIISSFCLLAMAFPNMLNATKNECKELKCRDDGPGIHFPFLLKDRHPHHCGYPGFVVSCNQRDETVLELPQIPFNFAVRSIDYRYQEIELYDPENCLQVKLIKIQNMSTPPFVLLYPMDITLFNCSSVIQDNSYMALSCLSSPGHQIYAVNSDFPIDHFLQSCTKMYNVLSVASVNQDYVVGNWSTPMCTECEARGKRCTLRNNSTICIDRPASKGRKTKLVATGATLGSFVLILFILAVHRIYRYDRDAKENRLKIESFLEDYKALKPSRYSYADIKRITNQFKDKLGEGAYGTVFKGMLSSEFFVAVKVLTSSKGNGEEFINEVATMGHIHHVNVVRLVGFCADGFRRALVYEFLPNGSLQDLLSSENNKNSILGRDKLHDIALGIAKGIEYLHQGCDQRILHFDIKPHNVLLDNNFTPKLSDFGLAKLCSKDQSLVSMTTARGTMGYIAPEVFSRNFGTVSYKADVYSFGMLLLEMIQQRRNIGATTTENTDDVYYPESIYNLQEGGESTEIHTDREGDIKTRLAIIGLWCIQWHPVDRPSMKVVLQMLEGGENLTMPPNPFRSTRDTTGVNATDRARKLNLQLERIVELE from the exons ATGCAGCATATTCTCATAATTTCCTCCTTTTGCTTGTTGGCAATGGCTTTCCCCAATATGCTCAACGCAACCAAAAATGAGTGCAAAGAATTGAAGTGCCGGGATGATGGCCCGGGTATCCATTTCCCATTCCTGCTCAAAGATAGACACCCACATCACTGTGGGTATCCTGGGTTCGTCGTTTCTTGCAATCAGAGAGATGAGACAGTCCTTGAGCTGCCACAAATTCCATTCAACTTCGCTGTCAGAAGCATAGATTATAGGTATCAGGAAATCGAACTATACGACCCAGAAAATTGCCTGCAGGTGAAGCTTATAAAAATTCAGAACATGTCAACCCCGCCCTTCGTCTTACTGTACCCTATGGATATTACCTTGTTCAATTGTTCTTCAGTTATACAAGACAACTCTTATATGGCTCTCAGCTGCCTTAGCAGCCCCGGCCACCAAATATATGCCGTTAATTCTGACTTTCCAATTGATCATTTCCTACAGTCTTGTACGAAGATGTACAATGTTTTATCAGTTGCGTCAGTAAATCAGGATTATGTTGTGGGAAATTGGTCTACCCCAATGTGTACAGAATGTGAAGCAAGGGGAAAGAGGTGTACATTGCGAAATAATTCGACCATATGCATTGATCGGCCAGCAAGTAAAG GTAGGAAAACGAAACTAGTAGCTACAG GTGCCACCTTAGGTTCATTTGTTCTTATACTATTCATCCTTGCAGTCCACCGCATCTATCGCTATGATAGAGATGCAAAAGAGAATCGATTAAAGATTGAAAGTTTTTTGGAAGATTACAAAGCTCTCAAGCCAAGCAGATATTCCTATGCTGATATTAAGAGGATTACAAATCAATTCAAGGACAAGTTGGGCGAAGGAGCGTATGGAACTGTTTTTAAAGGAATGCTTTCTTCTGAATTTTTTGTTGCTGTGAAAGTCCTCACTAGTTCCAAGGGAAATGGGGAAGAGTTCATTAACGAAGTAGCAACTATGGGTCATATCCACCACGTCAACGTGGTTCGCTTAGTTGGCTTCTGTGCAGATGGATTTAGACGAGCTCTTGTTTATGAGTTCTTGCCCAATGGTTCACTACAAGATTTACTTTCATCAGAAAACAATAAGAATAGTATCCTTGGTAGGGATAAGTTGCATGATATAGCTCTAGGCATAGCCAAAGGAATTGAATATCTTCATCAAGGGTGTGATCAACGAATCCTTCATTTTGATATCAAACCCCATAATGTCTTGCTAGACAACAACTTCACTCCAAAACTCTCTGATTTTGGTTTGGCCAAGTTGTGTTCTAAGGATCAGAGTTTAGTGTCAATGACTACGGCTAGGGGAACCATGGGGTACATTGCACCTGAAGTGTTCTCCAGGAACTTTGGAACAGTGTCTTACAAGGCAGACGTCTATAGTTTTGGAATGCTATTGCTTGAGATGATACAACAGAGAAGGAATATTGGTGCAACGACCACAGAAAACACCGACGATGTTTATTACCCTGAATCAATTTATAATCTTCAAGAAGGCGGAGAAAGTACAGAAATTCACACTGACCGTGAAGGAGATATCAAAACAAGACTTGCAATCATAGGGCTCTGGTGCATCCAGTGGCACCCAGTGGATCGTCCTTCCATGAAAGTGGTGCTTCAAATGCTGGAAGGAGGTGAGAACTTAACAATGCCCCCAAATCCTTTTCGCTCTACAAGGGATACTACAGGAGTAAATGCAACTGATCGTGCAAGAAAGTTAAACCTACAGTTAGAAAGAATTGTTGAGTTGGAGTAA
- the LOC133718436 gene encoding rust resistance kinase Lr10-like isoform X1: MQHILIISSFCLLAMAFPNMLNATKNECKELKCRDDGPGIHFPFLLKDRHPHHCGYPGFVVSCNQRDETVLELPQIPFNFAVRSIDYRYQEIELYDPENCLQVKLIKIQNMSTPPFVLLYPMDITLFNCSSVIQDNSYMALSCLSSPGHQIYAVNSDFPIDHFLQSCTKMYNVLSVASVNQDYVVGNWSTPMCTECEARGKRCTLRNNSTICIDRPASKGFSFLVLSPVLISMFYLSFTGRKTKLVATGATLGSFVLILFILAVHRIYRYDRDAKENRLKIESFLEDYKALKPSRYSYADIKRITNQFKDKLGEGAYGTVFKGMLSSEFFVAVKVLTSSKGNGEEFINEVATMGHIHHVNVVRLVGFCADGFRRALVYEFLPNGSLQDLLSSENNKNSILGRDKLHDIALGIAKGIEYLHQGCDQRILHFDIKPHNVLLDNNFTPKLSDFGLAKLCSKDQSLVSMTTARGTMGYIAPEVFSRNFGTVSYKADVYSFGMLLLEMIQQRRNIGATTTENTDDVYYPESIYNLQEGGESTEIHTDREGDIKTRLAIIGLWCIQWHPVDRPSMKVVLQMLEGGENLTMPPNPFRSTRDTTGVNATDRARKLNLQLERIVELE; encoded by the exons ATGCAGCATATTCTCATAATTTCCTCCTTTTGCTTGTTGGCAATGGCTTTCCCCAATATGCTCAACGCAACCAAAAATGAGTGCAAAGAATTGAAGTGCCGGGATGATGGCCCGGGTATCCATTTCCCATTCCTGCTCAAAGATAGACACCCACATCACTGTGGGTATCCTGGGTTCGTCGTTTCTTGCAATCAGAGAGATGAGACAGTCCTTGAGCTGCCACAAATTCCATTCAACTTCGCTGTCAGAAGCATAGATTATAGGTATCAGGAAATCGAACTATACGACCCAGAAAATTGCCTGCAGGTGAAGCTTATAAAAATTCAGAACATGTCAACCCCGCCCTTCGTCTTACTGTACCCTATGGATATTACCTTGTTCAATTGTTCTTCAGTTATACAAGACAACTCTTATATGGCTCTCAGCTGCCTTAGCAGCCCCGGCCACCAAATATATGCCGTTAATTCTGACTTTCCAATTGATCATTTCCTACAGTCTTGTACGAAGATGTACAATGTTTTATCAGTTGCGTCAGTAAATCAGGATTATGTTGTGGGAAATTGGTCTACCCCAATGTGTACAGAATGTGAAGCAAGGGGAAAGAGGTGTACATTGCGAAATAATTCGACCATATGCATTGATCGGCCAGCAAGTAAAG GTTTTTCCTTTTTAGTACTCTCTCCCGTTTTAATTTCTATGTTTTACTTGTCTTTTACAGGTAGGAAAACGAAACTAGTAGCTACAG GTGCCACCTTAGGTTCATTTGTTCTTATACTATTCATCCTTGCAGTCCACCGCATCTATCGCTATGATAGAGATGCAAAAGAGAATCGATTAAAGATTGAAAGTTTTTTGGAAGATTACAAAGCTCTCAAGCCAAGCAGATATTCCTATGCTGATATTAAGAGGATTACAAATCAATTCAAGGACAAGTTGGGCGAAGGAGCGTATGGAACTGTTTTTAAAGGAATGCTTTCTTCTGAATTTTTTGTTGCTGTGAAAGTCCTCACTAGTTCCAAGGGAAATGGGGAAGAGTTCATTAACGAAGTAGCAACTATGGGTCATATCCACCACGTCAACGTGGTTCGCTTAGTTGGCTTCTGTGCAGATGGATTTAGACGAGCTCTTGTTTATGAGTTCTTGCCCAATGGTTCACTACAAGATTTACTTTCATCAGAAAACAATAAGAATAGTATCCTTGGTAGGGATAAGTTGCATGATATAGCTCTAGGCATAGCCAAAGGAATTGAATATCTTCATCAAGGGTGTGATCAACGAATCCTTCATTTTGATATCAAACCCCATAATGTCTTGCTAGACAACAACTTCACTCCAAAACTCTCTGATTTTGGTTTGGCCAAGTTGTGTTCTAAGGATCAGAGTTTAGTGTCAATGACTACGGCTAGGGGAACCATGGGGTACATTGCACCTGAAGTGTTCTCCAGGAACTTTGGAACAGTGTCTTACAAGGCAGACGTCTATAGTTTTGGAATGCTATTGCTTGAGATGATACAACAGAGAAGGAATATTGGTGCAACGACCACAGAAAACACCGACGATGTTTATTACCCTGAATCAATTTATAATCTTCAAGAAGGCGGAGAAAGTACAGAAATTCACACTGACCGTGAAGGAGATATCAAAACAAGACTTGCAATCATAGGGCTCTGGTGCATCCAGTGGCACCCAGTGGATCGTCCTTCCATGAAAGTGGTGCTTCAAATGCTGGAAGGAGGTGAGAACTTAACAATGCCCCCAAATCCTTTTCGCTCTACAAGGGATACTACAGGAGTAAATGCAACTGATCGTGCAAGAAAGTTAAACCTACAGTTAGAAAGAATTGTTGAGTTGGAGTAA